gagcgtgtccccatttttttgaaaaaatggggatccctccccttaagcaattcctatatatatatatatatcatgtatGTCAAAGTATTTTATTGTTACCACAATCAACGTGACAAAGTAAGACAAAATAGCCTTGTCACGTGTCATTAGATGCAATTTAATAAACCAACAGCACAACGACAGCCTTCCaataattttcttcaattaattaatttttcaatgtACTCGTTGATCATATTCTCATCCTTTCATGATTACAAGATGTACAATTAGCTCAAAGGAAGCAACACAATCACAAAGATATCGCTGCAtatatttatgtaatttacAATGAAGAAAACTATTAGTGTCACGATGTATTTTGTTGAGACTTTAAGCCTTCGACTTGAGATTTTCCTCTAGGGCCATTCAATCTTATGAAAAGCCTGTATTCATTGAATGTCATTGGAGAATACAGTGCAGGTTTGTCCGGCGTTACAAGCTCCTTCGCCGGCTCAATTGGTAAGTCGCTCTTTGGATTGTAGAAGAAGGCCAACGAGAGTCTCTCTTTTGCTGGGTTTACAATCACCCTGTGCTCTACGCTCTTGTATGTTGCATTACTTAAGACCTAATTTAAAACACATATTCCAATATCATATATTAAGCATTTAACGTATTTGAACTATGCTATATGAGAAATAgttcaatttcttcttttataaaaaaaaaaagaattaatacTGAGAGATAGAATGAGTGGTTGAGAGAAGCTAAAATATCTATATGAGTCTTCTCAACCCTCGAAAGGGTGGACTACTGTGGCTTTACCACAAGCTAGTCCCttttttaaaaagtaaataTAGAATGAGTGATCATTTGCCAacaatatatttttaaataatattcaATTGCTATTGGATATATAAACATAATAACTCTCTGATAGCATAACATGTTAAGTTTTTCAAGTAACATAACATGTCAAATGAACATGTGTACAAAGATATAGGTTAAAATATTGAGTATAATGTATTTATTAATTGGGACATGTTTGACACTCgtaatttttgtaaaaaaaaacaacaatgcATATGTAAGAAGTTTGGAGTTAGTTTGAATAGCAGCCGTTATATAATTTAGAATTTAGAATTGATTTATTTATTCGGACATTTTCAGATGATGTTggctaaacaaaaataataattttattaagaATACTTGAATATAATCGATATAATGTATGTCCCTTAGGTTCCAAACAATCACTTGACACCACTTGTTAATATGCACCTTACTGTTTTAAGGGAGCATGGAAATATGACTCCGTCACATGGATTAATTAAAAGAGGCACGTTTTGACCAAAATCGTTTGACTTGGTAAGGAGGAACAGCCCTTCACAAGTTGACGCACAAacatttttgtttcttatttaaTATAATGATATTGAGATATAAATAGTGTAGGTTACATCATACAATGTTTCAATCACGTTCAAATATTGAGCTCGtcatttataaaatttatatttaaaacttCTCAATTATAAGTAAATAGAAATATCGTTAAATTTGTGTAGcattttcaattttatatttttgatatGAGCATAATATATAGAGGACAAAATAAACCACATAAAACGAATAAAACCAACAAAAAGTTGTAGAAAAATCACCTGAATTTGATCACCAATATTGACAATAAAAGCGTGTGGAGCTGGTTTCACCGTGATCCAAGTGTCATCTTTCCGGACTTGTAGACCAGGGACTTGTTGGTCGGCCAGCAGAATGGTCATGCCGCCGGGGTCCGAGTGCGACGACAGGCCCAGGGTCAGGTCAGGCTGGGGGCACTTTGGATAAAAGTTGGTCCTTAGACATGCCCCAATTTCTTGGCCACCAAATGCATTTTGGAGAAAGTCTTCTCCTAATCCAAGGTTTAGTGACAAAACCTTCAATATCCTCCCACCAAGCTTCACTACCTCCTTTCCATACTCATCGATTACTTCCCTATAAAACATGCAAGTACACAACTCAATTAGCACGAAACAAAGATACACAACTTAATTTTCACACAATTAagataaaatagaaaaattcaTCTTGAGCAATTTGAATTCTTACATGTAGATATAAAGGGAAATCATAAAATTGTTACAGTTGAAGTTACAAACTCAACAAACAAGTTTAACTGTTGCGAAActaactattaaaaaattaaaagttaagcACAACTACTTACTGTAGACGATTTTTTTCCCGAGCATGCATATCTCACTTACTACATAtatggtttttttgttttccgAAGCTTGCAATACAAATTAGTAGGGTTGGATTATGATTATGAAGAATATGCACGAAATTGCGAAGACAAAACATATCAACTAATTCTTAGCATAGTACTATTTTCACCATAACGAGTGGTAATATTTAAGTTCAAATCTTTCCTTCCGTACGTAACGGAAAAGAGGACCACAAATGATTAAAGTCTAATATAAGTATGAATAATTAGAAACTACCTTCCGTAATCAGGGAGGGCAGGCCACTTGTTGTAGTCCTTCAAGCAGGACGGAAGATAGTGAAGGAAATAGTAATCACTCCAGTCAAGAATGGCACCTCTCTCAACTCCAAGCCTACTCCCATACCCTTCATAAGTCTTCGGTGAGTTGGCATAGACCTGCTTCAACTCCATCGGAAAATGGAAAAAATCCCGCCAAACCTGCTGGGTTTTGTCCATCAGTTCCGGGCTAACGCCGTGGTTCACCACTTGGAAGAACCCCCACTCACGGCAGGCCTCGGAGATTTGGCTAAGCGTGGCGGCACGCAGGCGATCGTCCTCGCCGGATAAGCCTTGTAAGTCAATAACTGGGATGTTGGCATGATCAGAAATATCGGATGATGAGATATAGGTGGGTCTATCGGGTGGGGGCTTGATGTATCGATCTGGGATTACGGAGCTGTCGGATAAGGATTGTACTCGGACTATTGGCTCTGGCCAATCCTGTGGGCAATTCATGGCGTTTTTAGTAGCTTTAGAGTCCAAGGTTTCGTTTCTTTAcatgtatatttatatgtaaagtGGGATGAGAAcaattgtgtgtgtatatatagagTGGGATGAGAACCAACTTTAAAAAGACAACTTTAATTTTTTACATAGTtttgagggggagagagagagagagagagagagagagagagagagagagagcatcatGGGGCGTGGATGAGATTGCGGAGGAATGGTAGTTAAAGATGGGGGATGTAACTATGGTGGTGGGGAATGAAATGGACGTGAAAAAGAAACGTGAAATATATAAACATTTTATAACAAGTTTTCATATGATACAAGGATATTTTAAGTGCACACTTGAGTTTAATCAAATTGGTTAACGTGGTTTTTTATTTGCTCTCAAATATTTCTAGAGTGTCTAATGCTTTGActaatgaaggaaaaaaaattcagatgtatacatatttttttcatcaaataGCAAGGCCGGAACCAATGAAGGCTCAGAGTAGTCAGCTGACTATATTTTTTCACCAAATAACAAGGCCGGAACCAATGAAGGCTCAGAGTAGTCAGCTGACTCTTCTCAAGTAAACAAATTgcttatttgtatttttatatgtccaaatatattttttgtatatattATTCTCAACGTGTGATCCTTCTCACTGACTGAACCTTAATGAAATAAAAACTGACATGAATTTCACAAATAGGTAAATTTTGAGTTATTGACAGTATGTAACTAGGGCTCATAAGATATAACAGTAGTAATATGGATGCTAAATATGGTAATAGTTGTGGTTATTTCTtgaaataaattttattttagtggaAGTTACTACTCGTATGAAGAGACATTATTATGCCACCTCCATCCGTGAATGGGAAAATTAACTTGGCAAACTTAAGAGCATATTTAAAAGAGATGTCAaacttaaacataaaatttagaTTTGAAGGCTTGTGTGGTACTTTGatcttttttaaaattttattctcCACCTGATAAATCAAACTAAATTATTATTTGTTatattatttacttttcataattgtattaaagatttttagaacaaaagACAATAATGAATATGATAAAAAGCATttagtaatcaattaaaattgacatttcaattaaaaataatattgttgttttttttactgttattgcTGATATGAACTTTTAACATTTTCTTTAGAGATGCTTTAAGAATTTCGTGctattaaatgattttattttgttgttcttACTTTTTGTTTAAAAAGGGTTGAcctttttcaataaattttttGACTTTGCCACTAGCACATAATAAactactagcatatgggcacacacaaagtgtgtgagaaatttttttatttttgtttttgaaataggagagaggaagagagtgataaagaatgtgggagtgggaaaattttatttattatttattatttttaattagaaatatgttatgattacatgtaggtgaggtttaaaaaaaaaacaaaatttggttgtgtgaaattacatttctgccccaTATTTTTTATTCATGTTCTATTATAATTAAAGAGTTAAACTgataatttcatataattttagtTGACAATAAATGTTTTAATAATTAGTAGAAATGTACATACTAGAAACAGAATGACAATTATCGCGGCCAGATGAAATGAGACTAAGACATAGTGGTGGTAGTTATTGCAGACGAAGATAaagtagtgaaaattttgagattttctttaattttattaagataatttttaattacttgTTTACTCTTGTTAATTATgtttctttcctttttattagATAAATTTGTAAAACATGAAAATCTAGAAgggttttttttcctcttttgttGGAACATCTAGAAGAGGTTGACATAGGCTAGGGTTTCttctaataataatataaacagATAGTAAATCGTGTTATGCCACGTAGTATTATGATATAATTGtcatttttacttgtaagtgagagattttaggtttgattttggccaaaagtgaatttgaaaaGAGAAGTTAAgcctgacacaccctgacccggaaagtccacttggactccgaatcgagttgtgctggccgacacctggaggatgacgaaaccataaagtgtagtgcAGTGGAAAaagaatgtgaataaatttaaacctaaaagtgcctaaacaaAAAAGTGCGCGGGTGAGCGGGATTGAACCattttcacacgtgatgttagagcataagtgtAAGATCCCatatcgcccaagggagtgatccttatatgtatattatcatccctacctagcatgaggcattttTTGGAGCTCaatggcttcggattccatcggaactctgaagttaagcgagtagcgtgcgagagcaatcccatgatgggtgacccactgggaagttctcgtgtgagttcccagaaacaaaactgtaagGGCATAGTCGGGGCTAAAAgaagacaatatcatgctacggtggtggagcgggcccgagatgtggtggaccccgggcggggatgtgacaatttggtatcagagcctaaccctagCCGTGGTGTGCCAACAAGGACATCGGACcccttaagggggtggattgtaagatcccacatcgcccaagggagtgatctttatatgtatattctcatccctacctagcatgaagccttttgggagctcactggctttgggttccatcagaactctgaagttaagcgagtagcgtgcgagagcaatcccatgatgggtgacccattaggaagttctcgtgtgagttcccagaaacaaaactgtgagggcgtagtcagggcccaaagcggacaatatcgtgctacggtgatgGAGcgggcctgggatgtggtggaccccgggtCGGAATGTGACAAAGCCCCTCCCTCTTAgaataaataatatcgtttgttaaaaaaaatgttattatgacaaaattatgaaaagggaatttgaaacattgagaacattgatcatATTAAATGTGTGATTGAATGTgacttctataaaaaaaatctacaaCAAATTTATTTCAACCACACAAGGAAGTAAAACTTTAAGTACAAAGAAATGGAAAAGGATAGTCTGGATGACGGAATCCATCGTttgatcagaaattattttaaaatttaaaattaaatataaatagtatctaacgaaaCTGACCGCATAATTTACGATGGACGGTCCGGATCACGAGAATTGTAGGATCCTCAGAAAAAGAATCCGGCGATTATCTTTTTCCCAAAGAAATGAACAAAAGATTTTTTAATTAACTTAACTAAATTTAACCCTGCAATAagatgatgtgatttattttgattGCCGACATGGAAGAAAAAGATCGACGTAAAACCTTGGAAGTAGTATTAATGGTTTTGGGCATTCTTAACTCGTGGGATATAAATATTACAGGGCACTGGTCCCGGCCATTTTGGCGCCTTGAGCGACTTGATTTACACCGCTACGTCTTGTCTTGCTTTCTTTTACAGCACGGCTATGTCTTGTAATGGTCGCAATATGGACGATGATGAGGATGATGCTGACATGATATTGGAACTATACCTAAGTACTCACCATCGATCGTGCTtacttttttccatttttttagtacattgtGACCAAAGTTAGAGTTCAGCATAAATTACTTGAAAATATGAGAAGTAATTTAATTataggtaaattacatagtaacctctcatgtttgagttttattacaacctcatacaacatctttaaaacatttcactttcatacctcaagtactattttatttcaatataatacatccgttacatttttcatccattgatctgttAAAAGCTGACGTCGCAGCCACGTCGCTGCCAAAttaatgccacgtggcaaaaaaataatttttattacccaattgaaaaaaaaaaaaaaaaaccttgaaaacccaaaaccccaacCCGAGCCTCCCCTTTTCCCTGCAACCCAACCCCACAAATTCTACCTCCCAAAATCATTcccttcatcatcttcatcccCACCCCCAATCCCAATACCACCGAACTGCTCACCTCCCACTTCATCTGTccttcctccttcaccctcctcACAGCCTCCTCCATCCACCCGCCACCGACACCCCCGCCCCCGCCCTCGTAAGTTCCAATCTTTAAGGTCCCAAGCCGCCGTTCCAACATCCAGTTCAACAAATCAAGCCGTTCGAACCGCTGAGGAGGAAGGCACCGGCAGTGGTGGCTTGGCAGAATTGTGTGGATTTTGGATCTGGGGAGTTTGgggttcgagagagagagagtgaggagagTGGGAGGAGGGTTGAACCGCTGAGGAGGAAGGCGCTGGCGGTGGTGACCCGGCGGAGTTGTGTGGGTTTTGGATCTGGGGGGTTTggggtttgagagagagagtgaggagagTGGGAGGAGGGTCGGGGGAATGGGTTTctaggtttcaattttttttttaaatgggtttttggatttggatttgctGAGTTTTGTATCAAGCCATGGCACGTGGAATTGTAGGGATTTGCAATGTTTAGTCCATGGCGAGGAAGGGATAAAGGGTGCAGGGAGGGAGGAAGTggagtggagagggagagatgaaaggtgcagggagggagggaggcaCGGGATGAAATtatgggttttcaattttttttgttttgttcaatagggtaataaaaaattattatttttgccacgtggcacacatttggcagccacgtggcacaaatgtggcagccgcatcagcacttaacggatcaatggatggaaaatctaacggatgtattattttgaaataaaatagtacgtgaggtatgaaaatgaaatgttttaaagatgttgtatgagattgtaatagatctcaaacttgaggggttactatgtaatttaccctttaattCTTTGTAAGCACATgtaaggttttttcttttttcaatataAATTCATATTCACAATACGCCATCTTACGTGTGCCAAATTTTCAAGTCAACATGGAACACAAATTGAGTGACATGGAGTATGTGTGACCGTTGAGTTTCACGACAACTTGCTCTAATACCATAAACAAAATTGAGgttttaccataaaaccaattgataaTATGAGAAGTAGGCTAACTACTCACAAGCACATgcaaaatcttaatttttttctcGATGTGAAATTCCTACTCTTAGATTGCCGACGACATTGAGTTATGGTTGAGCTCTCGTTTGCTTACTCTGTTTGTAGCGTATAGATTAATCAAATTGGCTTTGTATTTTGAACATGAGTATTTTTGGTTTGAGAAACTTCTTGACCTTATTCATGGTATTTTTCATGCGTGTTACTTCTTAGCTGTGCAATAAAATTGCTACCATTTTCTCTAATAAAAACATAGTGTGTTATAAATTAGCTCCTcgtttaataatatttaatgtaTGAATAATTCCTCGTGTTACTTGGTTCTTTGAATTagatatttattttaataatatttgtgGTTTTTTTGTGAGTCGAGAATATTAAAATTTCTTATCTGTTAAAGTATTAGGGTTTACTTTAGTTTCTTCATATATAGGGGTCCTATATTCATttagtttctaaaagttggcaATATGTAGTTATTTGGAGTTATTTAGCTATTTCGgcaatatttttgtttaataaaatgttcttcttagttttatattttgtttgtctATCTCCCTAATTTTCAACTAAGCACATATATATGGGATAGTGAAAACCAACACATGGGACGGCTAACATCTACACGTTAAGCCTAATTAATTAGGATGATTTTATTCATTAATCTAGCTATTTTCATATGCCTGTGCGCAGTATCTATTGTTCATCTATCTTTTACGACTgttcaaattaaaaattgattatCTTAGTCCCAACAGAATAAAGAGGCCAAGATTCTTGAGTTGACTACACAATTTTGATTGATAGAGATAAGTCAACTGCCAAATCATCTAAACTTATTTATACCATATaccatttctttttaaaaaatttccctTTGGCGTGATCGATAATTTTGTACGTTACACATCATATCTTCCAACTTCCaccatattttatattgttGGTAATTTTCGTCATGCATGCATGTTCATCACACATGTACAAATAGAATTTTacgaaataaaaaaacatacatTAGAATATTAACCAAATTTATATTTTCCATAAGTTATTATTATACAGTATGGACAAAATTAATCAGATCATGTTGGTTGGGTTTTTGTCTTGTCTTATTACTTCAATATACTACTTATCAATACTGTGATTCCATCATAACACGATGATCATCTTGTTTCTGATACCATCATAACACGATGATCAGAGAGAAACAATATATATCGAGATGAACAGAGAAACAGAGATGTATGTGGATAATACTGTCTTTCTACATTAAGCACAAATGATTAACTATATATAAACTAACCACTCACAAATGACACCTGTACAGCTATTGAGAGAGACAAAAATCAAAACACttctaaataaaattacataaaggcttattataaaaaatagtctatgagatttgcatgatcaatagaaGTGTtctctgagattgaaaatcaatagaaattgtCCGTAAGATTGTCCAACATCTATGATTTTGGTCCTttcgttaaaaactctttgggcaattttcaaagctttgtattATAATTCAAtcgttttttaaccaaattcgacccataatataccaaaatgaagataggaaaatttagaataatattatacctatttggaagcccaatagtTGCGTGAGATGGCCGAAAAATAGTCTAAAAGGTGACTAGTCCacagaaaactggaaaactcgacGGAAaatgggtaaactttaaacgttcataacttatttaatactcaacgaaatcgagtgattcaaaaacaaaaatcatacttcttgacgagacgaagagaatggtactttTTCGAAGGCTAACTAGCTGTGGTTTGGTCGGACAACGGATCAGTCACCCTTTAggccattttccggccatctccagcaatcattgggcttccaaataggtataatcttattctccactttcttatcttcattttgatatattatgggtcgaatttggttaagaatcgattgagttacaaagctttgaaaattgcccaaagagtttttaacggaatgaccaaaatcatggatggtggacaatctcagagaccatttctattgattttcaatctcaaggaccatttctattgatcatgcaaatctcagagactatTTTGTATAATAAGACTTCCATAACTATAAGtagaaaactattattgtaaaTGTTTTAGTTCACAAATTATTGGTAAATTACCATCTTGCATGCCCTAGCCTTCTGTTTTAAAGTGAATTGTCAAGTTGCAAACAAGTACTTCAAAATAAAGAAACAAGCAAATCATGACTTGAGTCACTGGATTAGTTTAAAGAAGCTTGTGACTTTAACTACCATAGATCTGATCAATCCTCATGTTAAAAGAAATGGCCTCAATTGACTGGTATGCAAATCAGTTGATGAGATTTTCTCAGCTTCCAACTTACAAGTTTGTCTCATCTTTTTTATGTGTGGTTTTATTTTCATAATCGTTTGTTTTTGCTGTTTAGCAAGCTTAGCTATTAGCGAATTAGGCTTTGTTTAAGAAGGGGTTAGGTTCTGTGTCGTCCATCTtatctttttatcttttttgtttatttccaAAGTGATTAAGTTTTCGACTCCACTCTTTGTAtgtccttttttcttcttctcaagAGTGGCGAGCTTGTATCTATTAATGTTTCTTTTTGTCAATTATGTCTCTATTAATTAAGTGCAActtctttttttaaattcaataaCATCTCCCTTTTGTCGTCGAAGTTTAAAGATAGAATCTTAAATGTTCTTCCTTTGCCATGTAATATGATAGTTCGAGAATTTGAATTCAAGAAACACAGCAAGAGAACGACCGGAACCTGTTGACTATCAATAAATGACATCTCAACATTTGTTAGTTAGTGAGGTTGCCATGTCATAGTAAAGTTGTTAAGTTGTTAAAAAGATTAGTTAGCCTGTTAGAAGTGTAAGAGTGAAACTTTAAGCtaaatatatgtgtgtataaaaGCTCTGTAATTGTAAGGATTCAATTCATTAAGTTTGAAATACAATTTACTCTtactctttctccctctctttagTTCTTCATTTTCCTCCATTCTTTATTTCTCTTTGATTCTTTCTCAATGTAGTTAATATCTCTGAATCCTTAGGACTTGGTGGGAGAGATCCGGCTGGGATCTTTGTCCCTAGCGAAGGCTGGCGTGACAGATATAACAgcaaaaaactaatgaaaagttttCAGCGCATCAATCTATAAgacactttttgtttttatttgatcGGAATCTGTAAGGTTTTGAAATCTTTTGATACACACGGCAAGGGGTTTAGTGACGTGGCACCATAGCCAAGTTAATACCCACCTCATCAAAGGTTCAAATGCCCCCATCCCAAATCCTAACTAATGGCTAAACAAACAAAGAGATGTGATCTTAGAGCTCGCTTACACTATGTATTCCATCAGTGGGAACTTTGCTTTCTGGTTGGGAAGTGTCTCTGTCCTTTTCACTTCTTATTATTCTTTTCGTTACTTTTTCTAACATTTCTAGTACCAACAAATTCATTCGGGCGAGACATATAAAATCAACTAAAGGGCCTAGTTGAttcgattttcttttcttacttcTATATTTAAAGTTTTTGaatcccatcatttt
This region of Malus domestica chromosome 07, GDT2T_hap1 genomic DNA includes:
- the LOC103408224 gene encoding jasmonate-induced oxygenase 2 translates to MNCPQDWPEPIVRVQSLSDSSVIPDRYIKPPPDRPTYISSSDISDHANIPVIDLQGLSGEDDRLRAATLSQISEACREWGFFQVVNHGVSPELMDKTQQVWRDFFHFPMELKQVYANSPKTYEGYGSRLGVERGAILDWSDYYFLHYLPSCLKDYNKWPALPDYGREVIDEYGKEVVKLGGRILKVLSLNLGLGEDFLQNAFGGQEIGACLRTNFYPKCPQPDLTLGLSSHSDPGGMTILLADQQVPGLQVRKDDTWITVKPAPHAFIVNIGDQIQVLSNATYKSVEHRVIVNPAKERLSLAFFYNPKSDLPIEPAKELVTPDKPALYSPMTFNEYRLFIRLNGPRGKSQVEGLKSQQNTS